The genomic DNA TTGCTGGAGTATTCAGTTGCCTTGTTCTGGCAGTTTACGCTTGCTTGTCGCGTGCTGTTGACACGTGGCTTTGACGTTATTCATGCTTGCAACCCGCCCGATAATATTTTCTTAATAGGTGGTTTCTTTAAACTGTTTGGAAAAAAGTTTTTATTCGACCATCATGATATCAACCCCGAGCTGTATGAAGCTAAATTTGGTCGTCGTGATTTGTTTTATAAAATCATGCTGGCGTGGGAGAAGTGGTCGTTTAAAACGGCAGATGTTTCTATCGCTACTAATGAATCTTATAAACGCATAGCCATAGAGCGTGGTGGTATGCCGGAGGATCGAGTTTTTGTCGTTCGTAGTGGGCCAAAACTGGATCGCCTAAAAATTATGCCACCTGTTGAATCGCTCAAGCAAGGAAGAAAGTTTCTGGTTGGCTATGTCGGGGTAATGGGTGCGCAAGAGGGCATAGATTATCTCTTACGAGCAGCACAGCACATTGTCTACGAAATAGGTCGCAAAGACGTGCATTTTGGTTTGGTTGGTGGCGGCACTTCACTGAATGAGATGAAAGCCTATGCCGAGAAACTTAATATCTCGGAGTATGTGACGTTTACGGGGCGGGTGCCCGATGAAGAAATGCTGCAAATGCTAAATACGGCAGATGTGTGTGTGAACCCTGATGTTGCCAATGAAATGAACGACAAGTCTACAATGAACAAGATTATGGAGTACATGGCATTGAGCAAACCTATTGTTCAGTTTGATCTGACAGAGGGTCGATATTCAGCGCAGGGGGCGTCGTTGTATGCATTGAAAAATGACGACGAGGATATGGCAAGAAAAATAGTTGAACTGCTCGATAACCCAAAGCAAAGGGAGACCATGGGGCTCTTGGGAAGAGAGCGAATTGAAAAAACGTTATCTTGGGAACATGAAGCACCTAAGCTTTTAAATGCCTATGAGACGCTGTTTAACGGGTTAAATTAGATTATTTATAGTATGGCTTGCTAATGACTTTATAGTTGGCTGTGCATGGGCTTATTTTTTAGCAGGTTTGCTCGTAGTACTTGAAGGGCATGTTGGGTTTGGCCGTACCGCGTTATGCCATTATGAAACTGTAGTTCAGCAATCTCTAATTCTTGCCGTTCCTATTTGGTTGGCTGTCTGCCAACACATTTTGATAGCCACATCACACTTTTCACAACAGCCAAAATACATAGCTTTGCCTTGGCTTAAACTTGAGGCTAGACCTAAAGCTGCTCACATTCAAGCTAGATGGCCTGTTTGTGCGCTAATCGTTACTTTTCAATCCCAGTAAAATACGCTTCTCTGAGTTGTGAACTCAATCACCGTTCTTAATCGATTTTAGAGACAGAATCCAACCCATATTTACAGCACTCCACGGTGATTGGTATGGGTCTACGTTTACTTTCTTCAGTTTTGATTTTTCTGATATCGATTGCTGTTACTTCTTGCGGTGGCGGTGGCGGTGGCGGTGGCGGTGGCGGTGGCGGTAATAATAATGCATCGCAAGAATCAACGGTTACTATTCTCGGATCGGGCATTAAAGGCATTCTCGCCAATGCGACGGTTTCAATATACGAGCTCAATATATCACTGCCATTGTCCTATGATCCAGCGCTCCCTCTTGCGTCAGGCGTGACAGATTCCGTGGGCAGGCCTGCTTCTTTGGAGATTCCAACAAGCATATCTAGACCCCTAGTGTTAGTCGTTGACGGTGCGAGCAGTATCGATCTTAACAGCAACCAAACTCCTGTCATTACGAATTTAACAAGCATCTTTACAATTCAAGATGCTTTGGCGGGTAATCCAATTTTCGCTACCCCGTATACAACGATTGCGCATGAAATGGTAAAGCTCAACTCAACAAGCAGCTCTTCCAACACGGCCTTTCATGATAATTTTGCCGCTGCGATAACGGATGTTGGTATGGCGCTTGGTTTCGGCACTGAAACAAGTGTAAATTTTCTTACGACACCTGCTGTATTAAGTGAGACTACGTTAAGCCAAGCGCAACAAGGTGCGATTATTCAGCATCGTGCAGCTATTGAGGCGCTAGCCGCAATCATCGTCGAACTCAGAAATGCCTCGGGCAATACGCTATCTGCAGGGGATGTTGTGGTAAAGCTTGCAGATGACCTTTTTAATGATGGCCAGATTGATGGTGACAGTGGGCTCGATATATCTGCTATTCCTGCGAATGTCGAAAACCTATATGTTCCAGATACGCAATTTCGAATCAAAGATATTAGCCTCATTCTTGAGTCAGAGCGTCAATACACAGGGGTGAATACAAGCTCTGTTAGCTCCTTATCACCAACCCTAATGGCGCCTACACTATCATCAGATAATAGTAGACCTGTAGTAGATAACAATGGTGGTTCTACCGGAGCCAATACAGAGGTTCCAGAGCCCGTTATTTCTTTTTCCACAAGTGCCGCCAACTTTGGTCGTATTTCAATGGGTGCTAGCGCTGATATGTCAGTCATATTGACCAATATTGGTGGTGCGCCACTGGTCATCACCAATATTTCAACAGCAGCACAACAGAGCTTTACCCAAACAAACGATTGTAATGGCTTTGTGCCAAGCGGTCAGAGTTGCGTAGTAAACATTACCTTTTCCCCTGCTGGGTTGGGCAACAGGAGTGATGTGCTCTTAGTCAATGGTGATGGGGCAGCAACACGAACCGTCAGTTTGCTAGGCGTGGGTGATAGTGGAGTGTTGCCAGAAAACACTGTTTTGGACGTTGATTTTGAGCGCCTGAGCCGAGGTGCATATCGGGAATCAGACTTACGATCAGATTTTAACGTAGGTGTAAACGGTTATAACGATACCGTTCATGGACCTAATGCTAACTCTATGGATATTATTGCAGACCCAGCGAATTCAGGCCGTGGTAATGTTTTACGTGTCTTGCACCGAGAAGGCAGAGGCGGCAATAGCGTTCGAGCCGGTGGTTTTCGGTTTCGTGCAGATTTTCCTGCCACAGAAGAATATTATTTTGCCTACGATGCTTACTTCCCCAATGGCTGGTTTCAACCGTTACAACACAAAATGCCTGCAATGATGAGCACTACCAACTTGCTTAATGCGTCGCATTTGCATAATGTGAGGCCGCACGAAACGACAATACCGGGGTTCAATACTCGAATGCAAACTTTTTCAAATGCTGCATATGGTCGCGGTGATGGGAGCTTTTCCAGTATTGTTTATGACAAGGAGAGCGTGCAACAGCCTCGTTGGGCTAATTACATAAGTCCAACAGATACTGACTTCAGGACTCAAAGAGAAAACTTGGCCGGACAATATATTATGCCGCGTGGCCGCTGGGTTAAAATAGAACAGCGTGTAAAACTCAATACGGTCAATGTCAGAGACGGGCTTATGCAGATATGGATGGATGGGGAGCTAATTTATGATCGAACACATTTATGGTTGGCAGATACAAACTACCCAGGAAACTTGGTATCCAATGCCAACAGAAAGATCGATGGGGTTTTTATGTATAGCTATTATGGTGGCAACCCCTCTGATCCGAGGAATCGACCACCTGCTGATAATTACCACTATTATGATAACTTTATCGTGTCTGCTTCGCCGATCACACATTAGGCTCTGTTGATAATTGGCTTTAAGGAGGGGGATTATTAAGGGTAAACTCGTCATATTGCAGGTTCTACCCCAACAATAGTAATGCCCCGGCTCATGCATCACGGATGTGCTTTGTGCCGAAGCCAAAAAAATTATGTTGCAACAGCAGAGCAGGCAAAGGCTAGAATAGTGACTCGTTAAGAGGTCAGCTTCGAGGGAAAAAATCGGGCTCCCATAGCCCAAAAAAACAACTTGAGGATTAGCAATGATGACATGGACTGGCGTTTATACAAACATTGCTATCTCGCAGAGAATATCTTTTCGAGGCTTAAATACTTTTAAGAAATTGCAACAAGATACGATAAATTGAAACGAAATCATCAAGTCATACTGACTTAGACTGTGTGGCTTTATAGGGCTACCAATATGAATGATCAATACTTCTGTAGACAATATTTTTTGTACATCTAGCGCTATCGTCGTAGGTTGCAAACATTGAGATTATAAATTTTCACATATGAGTACAAAGGCCATGAGGGATGCGCAATAATTGTGGATGTGTAGCAAATTTAGCGCTAGACTGCGCCCTAAATGATTGGGGCGCAGGGCACAGCAATATGTATCTCAAGAACAGCCTGACAAGTATTGCAAAAAAAGCCAAGCAAATAGGTTTGCTAGATAGGTTTATTCGTTACCACCCGCTTTATTACACACGCGCTTTGCGAGCCATTAAAAAATTCAACGGCCAGGGTATGCCTGAGCGGAAAAAGCTTGCTGAGGTGTTAAGGGATCGTGCTTTGTTGCACGCATCTAAAACACCCTATGGCAGGCAGTTTGGCAGCAATTATGACAACTGGCCGGTGCTAGAGAAGACTGTATTGCGGGATTCTCCAGGTATCTGTTCCCATCGCAGTTTCTCATCTATTCCTGCCTCTACTGGAGGCACTACAGGTCTGCCACTGAATTTATTGCGGTCTGTAGAGTGTATTGCTGTAGAGCAAGCGTTTATCGATAATTTGATCAAGTCGCATGGGGTAAGCTTTCGCTCCGCAAGAATTGCGATACTGCGCGCTGATGAAGTTAAAAGCCTAACGGACAATAAACCACCATTTGGTGTTTATAGACACAAAGGGAAGCGACTGATTTTATCAAGCGTACATATGTCAAGGCATACGATTGATTGGTTTGTTGCTGCACTACAGGATTTTCGACCTCAGGTATTGTGGG from Gammaproteobacteria bacterium includes the following:
- a CDS encoding DUF1573 domain-containing protein — protein: MGLRLLSSVLIFLISIAVTSCGGGGGGGGGGGGGNNNASQESTVTILGSGIKGILANATVSIYELNISLPLSYDPALPLASGVTDSVGRPASLEIPTSISRPLVLVVDGASSIDLNSNQTPVITNLTSIFTIQDALAGNPIFATPYTTIAHEMVKLNSTSSSSNTAFHDNFAAAITDVGMALGFGTETSVNFLTTPAVLSETTLSQAQQGAIIQHRAAIEALAAIIVELRNASGNTLSAGDVVVKLADDLFNDGQIDGDSGLDISAIPANVENLYVPDTQFRIKDISLILESERQYTGVNTSSVSSLSPTLMAPTLSSDNSRPVVDNNGGSTGANTEVPEPVISFSTSAANFGRISMGASADMSVILTNIGGAPLVITNISTAAQQSFTQTNDCNGFVPSGQSCVVNITFSPAGLGNRSDVLLVNGDGAATRTVSLLGVGDSGVLPENTVLDVDFERLSRGAYRESDLRSDFNVGVNGYNDTVHGPNANSMDIIADPANSGRGNVLRVLHREGRGGNSVRAGGFRFRADFPATEEYYFAYDAYFPNGWFQPLQHKMPAMMSTTNLLNASHLHNVRPHETTIPGFNTRMQTFSNAAYGRGDGSFSSIVYDKESVQQPRWANYISPTDTDFRTQRENLAGQYIMPRGRWVKIEQRVKLNTVNVRDGLMQIWMDGELIYDRTHLWLADTNYPGNLVSNANRKIDGVFMYSYYGGNPSDPRNRPPADNYHYYDNFIVSASPITH
- a CDS encoding glycosyltransferase family 4 protein, with translation MTAYAGSARRVLIIVENLPSPFDRRVWQEATTLNEAGYEVSIICPVGKGYEEKYELIDGVHIYRHSLPLEAEGALGYLLEYSVALFWQFTLACRVLLTRGFDVIHACNPPDNIFLIGGFFKLFGKKFLFDHHDINPELYEAKFGRRDLFYKIMLAWEKWSFKTADVSIATNESYKRIAIERGGMPEDRVFVVRSGPKLDRLKIMPPVESLKQGRKFLVGYVGVMGAQEGIDYLLRAAQHIVYEIGRKDVHFGLVGGGTSLNEMKAYAEKLNISEYVTFTGRVPDEEMLQMLNTADVCVNPDVANEMNDKSTMNKIMEYMALSKPIVQFDLTEGRYSAQGASLYALKNDDEDMARKIVELLDNPKQRETMGLLGRERIEKTLSWEHEAPKLLNAYETLFNGLN